The proteins below are encoded in one region of Corallococcus silvisoli:
- a CDS encoding zinc-dependent alcohol dehydrogenase, which translates to MKAVVFHGIGDIRLDEVPEPKLQEPTDAIIRLNASAICGTDLHMIRGTVPGMRPGTILGHEGVGVIEELGRDVRNFSVGDCVVICSTIACGNCAYCRAGYYSQCNDANPNGPSAGTAFFGGPELTGPFDGMQAEKARIPYAAVTMVKVPEGVTDDQALLVSDIFPTGYFGAELAEIKPGDTVAVFGCGPVGLFAIVSAKLLGAGRVFAIDSHEDRLKLARSQGAEVIDFEREDPVETLKRFTRGIGVDRAIDAVGVDAQHAHFGPAAKKAKAEKPEFKREVAQVAPKQNPHGDNWVPGDAPSQAAQWAVQALAKAGTLSIIGVYPQTMNAFPIGEAMNKNLTLRMGNCNHRKYVPKLLELVRSGAVDPTAILSHVKSMASAIDAYRNFDLRKPGWVKVELEPGVTLQ; encoded by the coding sequence ATGAAGGCCGTCGTATTCCACGGCATTGGGGACATCCGGCTGGACGAGGTCCCGGAGCCGAAGCTGCAGGAGCCCACGGACGCCATCATCCGGCTGAACGCCAGCGCCATCTGCGGCACCGACCTGCACATGATTCGCGGCACCGTGCCCGGGATGAGGCCCGGCACCATCCTGGGCCACGAGGGCGTGGGCGTCATCGAGGAGCTGGGCCGGGACGTGCGCAACTTCAGCGTGGGCGACTGCGTGGTCATCTGCTCCACCATCGCGTGCGGCAACTGCGCGTACTGCCGCGCGGGCTATTACTCCCAATGCAACGACGCCAACCCCAACGGCCCCTCGGCGGGCACGGCCTTCTTCGGCGGCCCGGAGCTGACGGGCCCCTTCGACGGCATGCAGGCGGAGAAGGCGCGCATCCCGTACGCGGCCGTCACGATGGTGAAGGTGCCCGAGGGCGTCACGGATGACCAGGCCCTCCTCGTCTCCGACATCTTCCCCACGGGCTACTTCGGCGCGGAGCTGGCGGAGATCAAACCCGGCGACACCGTGGCCGTGTTCGGCTGCGGCCCGGTGGGCCTGTTCGCCATCGTGAGCGCGAAGCTGCTGGGCGCGGGCCGCGTCTTCGCCATCGACAGCCACGAGGACCGGCTGAAGCTGGCGCGGTCCCAGGGCGCGGAGGTCATCGACTTCGAACGGGAGGACCCGGTGGAGACGCTCAAGCGCTTCACCCGAGGCATCGGCGTGGACCGCGCCATCGACGCGGTGGGCGTGGACGCGCAGCACGCGCACTTCGGCCCCGCGGCGAAGAAGGCCAAGGCGGAGAAGCCCGAGTTCAAGCGCGAGGTGGCGCAGGTCGCCCCCAAGCAGAACCCGCACGGAGACAACTGGGTGCCCGGCGACGCGCCGTCCCAGGCCGCGCAGTGGGCGGTGCAGGCGCTGGCCAAGGCAGGCACGCTGTCCATCATCGGCGTGTACCCGCAGACGATGAACGCGTTCCCCATTGGCGAGGCGATGAACAAGAACCTCACCCTGCGCATGGGCAACTGCAACCACCGCAAGTACGTCCCGAAGCTGCTGGAGCTGGTGCGCTCCGGCGCGGTGGACCCCACCGCCATCCTGAGCCACGTGAAGTCCATGGCCTCCGCCATCGACGCGTACCGCAACTTCGACCTGCGCAAGCCTGGCTGGGTGAAGGTGGAGCTGGAGCCGGGCGTCACGCTCCAGTAG
- a CDS encoding helix-turn-helix domain-containing protein, translated as MSDEDLPGRLARNLRTLRETRGATQVQLAKLAGVPRATWAHLESGAANPTLSVLHRVAGALQVSLEELLARPKASARHYPRDSLPMRQRGGAFLRKLLPDPLPGMEFDRMEVPPKARITGVPHTPGTREYLACEAGTLTLVASGERFVLEAGDVVVFRGDQKHSYENPGTRTAVGYSVVLLAPSR; from the coding sequence ATGAGCGACGAAGACCTCCCGGGCAGGCTGGCGCGCAACCTCCGGACCCTGCGGGAGACGCGGGGGGCCACGCAGGTGCAGCTGGCGAAGCTGGCGGGGGTGCCCCGGGCCACCTGGGCGCACCTGGAGTCCGGCGCCGCGAACCCCACCCTCTCCGTGTTGCACCGGGTGGCGGGCGCGCTCCAGGTGTCGCTGGAAGAGCTGCTCGCCCGGCCCAAGGCGAGCGCCCGGCACTACCCCCGGGACAGCCTGCCCATGCGCCAGCGCGGCGGGGCCTTCCTGCGCAAGCTCCTGCCGGATCCCCTGCCCGGCATGGAGTTCGACCGGATGGAGGTGCCACCCAAGGCGCGCATCACCGGCGTGCCCCACACGCCCGGCACGCGCGAGTACCTGGCCTGCGAGGCCGGCACGCTCACGCTGGTGGCCAGCGGCGAGCGCTTCGTCCTGGAGGCCGGCGACGTCGTCGTCTTCCGGGGGGACCAGAAGCACTCCTACGAGAACCCGGGCACGCGCACCGCGGTGGGCTACTCCGTCGTCCTGCTCGCGCCGTCCCGCTGA